Proteins encoded by one window of Thermoplasmatales archaeon:
- the nadC gene encoding carboxylating nicotinate-nucleotide diphosphorylase, producing the protein MSDVDDIDAFLKEDLGEKGDITSDLLLKDEEATAYIKANEKCVVAGIDEAIEIFKRLRCEAIPLKKDGEIVRCNEKIIEIKGKMKDILAGERLALNFICRMSGIATLTRELVDKCRKKNPKIVIAATRKTTPGFRKYEKKAVKIGGGEPHRMGLYDGILIKDNHLACIPIREAVRKAKRSGMKVEIEVSRVEDAVIAAEEGADIIMLDNMPPVKGKIAMKKIKEINPEIKVEVSGGINPENIVNYSFADIISLGCLTHSVKSKDFSLEIEKVF; encoded by the coding sequence ATTAGCGACGTGGATGATATAGACGCTTTCCTGAAAGAAGATTTAGGTGAGAAAGGAGATATAACATCAGACCTCTTGCTTAAAGATGAGGAGGCAACAGCATATATAAAAGCAAATGAAAAATGCGTTGTTGCAGGCATCGACGAGGCAATTGAGATTTTCAAGAGATTGAGATGCGAGGCGATTCCTTTAAAAAAAGACGGTGAAATTGTAAGATGCAATGAAAAAATAATTGAAATAAAGGGAAAGATGAAAGATATTCTTGCGGGAGAAAGACTTGCCTTAAATTTCATATGCAGGATGAGTGGAATTGCAACCCTTACCCGTGAGCTGGTGGATAAATGCAGGAAAAAAAATCCGAAAATAGTAATAGCTGCGACAAGAAAAACAACACCAGGCTTCAGGAAATATGAAAAGAAGGCGGTAAAAATAGGAGGAGGCGAACCGCATCGCATGGGGCTTTATGATGGCATCCTTATAAAGGACAATCATCTTGCTTGCATACCTATAAGAGAGGCGGTGAGGAAGGCAAAGAGAAGTGGAATGAAAGTGGAAATAGAAGTAAGCAGAGTCGAGGATGCGGTAATCGCTGCTGAAGAAGGAGCGGATATAATAATGCTTGATAACATGCCTCCTGTTAAAGGAAAAATCGCGATGAAAAAAATTAAAGAAATAAACCCTGAAATAAAAGTGGAGGTATCTGGAGGTATAAATCCTGAAAATATTGTAAATTATTCATTTGCGGACATAATTTCCCTCGGATGCCTAACTCATTCTGTGAAAAGCAAGGACTTTTCCTTAGAAATTGAAAAAGTTTTTTAA
- a CDS encoding PAS domain S-box protein, producing the protein MAIRKDHLEMLDKLDEIFILLDRDAKILFANRAIEKISKGKIRKKEIIGKNFFNLFPSLEEKLKGEKIKIREFILLNGKEIFAEINKIPIKEKRDIKQFLVIIKDISDFKNNEEKLKETLEKYSRIVEIAREGICIDDENEKMIFVNKAFADILGYKKNELIGKDISDFVDEEGKKILEKQTRLRRRGKSSRYELKIYRKDGEPRYLLISASPLIINGKYKGSISVNLDITERKNMEEKLRAEREQLFSLLGGIDEPIYISDPNTYEILFVNKVIKDLFGKDIIGKKCYEVFQNLEKPCDFCTNEKIFGENFGNTYVWEWKNLINSRWYKCIDKGIKWIDGREARLEIAIDITERKLAEEVLREALEKEREFKLKTAHYFFNPTTIAKGYISLVIEEIENEKKEKLEKALYAIDRIEKVIKNIITTGEVKE; encoded by the coding sequence ATGGCAATAAGAAAAGACCATTTAGAAATGCTTGATAAGCTCGATGAAATTTTTATCTTACTGGATAGAGACGCAAAAATATTATTTGCAAACAGAGCTATCGAAAAAATATCAAAAGGAAAAATAAGGAAGAAAGAAATAATAGGAAAAAATTTTTTTAATTTATTTCCTTCATTGGAAGAAAAGTTAAAGGGGGAGAAAATAAAAATTAGAGAATTTATTTTGCTGAATGGAAAGGAGATATTTGCGGAAATAAATAAAATTCCTATTAAAGAAAAGCGGGATATTAAGCAATTTTTGGTAATAATAAAAGATATCAGCGATTTTAAAAATAACGAGGAAAAATTGAAAGAAACACTTGAAAAATATTCGAGGATTGTTGAAATTGCGAGAGAAGGAATATGTATAGATGATGAGAATGAAAAAATGATATTTGTGAATAAGGCCTTTGCAGATATTTTGGGATATAAAAAGAATGAGTTAATCGGGAAAGATATTTCAGATTTTGTTGATGAGGAAGGAAAGAAAATTTTGGAGAAGCAAACAAGGCTTAGGAGAAGAGGAAAGTCGAGCAGATATGAATTGAAAATTTATAGGAAAGATGGTGAGCCAAGATATCTTTTAATATCCGCTTCTCCCTTAATCATAAATGGAAAATATAAAGGAAGCATAAGTGTGAATTTGGATATAACAGAAAGAAAAAATATGGAGGAGAAGTTAAGAGCGGAAAGAGAACAGCTTTTCTCACTATTGGGGGGAATTGATGAGCCAATTTACATATCCGATCCAAATACATATGAAATACTTTTTGTTAATAAAGTTATAAAAGATTTGTTTGGTAAGGATATTATCGGTAAAAAATGCTATGAAGTATTTCAAAATTTAGAAAAGCCTTGTGATTTTTGTACAAATGAAAAAATTTTTGGGGAAAATTTTGGAAATACATATGTTTGGGAATGGAAAAATTTGATTAACAGCAGATGGTATAAGTGCATTGATAAAGGAATAAAATGGATTGATGGGAGAGAAGCAAGATTGGAAATCGCGATAGATATAACAGAAAGAAAACTTGCGGAAGAGGTTTTAAGAGAAGCTCTTGAGAAAGAAAGGGAATTTAAGTTAAAAACTGCACACTATTTCTTCAATCCGACAACAATAGCAAAAGGATACATAAGCCTGGTAATTGAAGAAATTGAAAATGAAAAGAAGGAAAAACTTGAAAAAGCTCTATATGCTATTGATAGAATAGAAAAAGTTATCAAGAATATAATAACTACTGGAGAAGTAAAGGAATAA
- the tgt gene encoding tRNA guanosine(34) transglycosylase Tgt translates to MFRIVEENGMARIGLIKVGSNTLETPAFLPVATKGAIKTLTPEEAKEAGCKAIIVNSLHIYRRAFEIVCEKGIHSFMKWDGIIFTDSGGFQSIKKFPSRTIDEGIIFSMPDGSKEIFTPEKCIEIQKKMGSDFIFMLDDCPSYPYSKKRVEKSVERTISWAKRSYGENVFSIVQGGIHEDLRERCAKELAKMDFYGYAIGGLCIGEEKKDMIRTVEFTTRYLPYEKARHLMGVGAPEDIEACVRYGIDIFDSAFPTRNARHGTIFTSKGKLTLGKKKIRGDEIDENCNCYTCRNFSLDYLNYLFMENEMLAQRLATIHNIYLMNKFMENLREKIKEGKI, encoded by the coding sequence ATGTTCAGAATAGTTGAAGAAAATGGAATGGCAAGAATAGGCCTGATAAAAGTTGGAAGCAATACTTTAGAAACTCCCGCTTTTCTTCCTGTTGCTACAAAAGGAGCAATAAAAACTTTAACCCCTGAAGAAGCTAAAGAAGCAGGTTGCAAGGCAATAATTGTAAACTCCCTCCATATTTATAGAAGGGCTTTTGAAATTGTCTGCGAGAAAGGTATTCATTCTTTCATGAAATGGGATGGTATAATATTTACTGATAGCGGTGGTTTCCAATCAATCAAAAAATTTCCATCTCGCACAATAGATGAGGGAATAATATTCAGCATGCCAGATGGTTCAAAAGAAATTTTTACTCCTGAAAAGTGCATAGAAATTCAAAAGAAGATGGGAAGCGATTTTATTTTTATGCTGGATGATTGTCCCTCGTATCCATATAGCAAGAAGAGAGTTGAAAAATCCGTAGAGAGAACAATTTCATGGGCTAAAAGAAGTTATGGAGAAAATGTTTTTTCAATTGTTCAAGGAGGGATACATGAAGATTTGAGGGAGAGATGTGCAAAGGAGCTCGCTAAAATGGATTTTTATGGGTATGCTATTGGAGGACTTTGCATAGGGGAAGAAAAGAAAGATATGATAAGAACAGTTGAATTCACAACTCGCTATCTTCCTTATGAAAAAGCACGCCATCTAATGGGAGTTGGAGCACCCGAAGATATAGAAGCTTGTGTTAGATATGGAATAGATATATTTGATAGCGCATTTCCAACAAGAAATGCAAGACATGGAACAATTTTTACAAGCAAAGGAAAATTAACGCTTGGAAAGAAAAAAATAAGAGGTGATGAAATTGATGAAAATTGCAATTGCTACACATGCAGAAATTTCTCTCTCGATTATCTAAATTACTTATTTATGGAAAATGAAATGCTTGCTCAGAGGCTCGCAACAATCCATAATATATATCTTATGAACAAATTTATGGAGAATTTAAGAGAAAAAATAAAAGAGGGAAAAATTTGA
- a CDS encoding indolepyruvate oxidoreductase subunit beta — MKKSIVICGVGGQGIITTAKIIAKSALKEGYNVVMSELHGMAQRGGNVECVVRIGNVFSPILKGFSADAILSFEPLEALRNLKKVGKNGIVITDINPIVPPLTSLGIGKYPEVDEIFEKISSHCRLIKIDANRIANSVGSLLTKNIVMLGSFYALHIFPLKEESIVETIKETFSEKHLEKNLEAFRRGKEEAKKIYESI; from the coding sequence ATGAAAAAAAGTATAGTTATATGTGGAGTTGGTGGGCAAGGAATAATAACAACCGCAAAAATAATTGCAAAATCCGCTCTTAAGGAAGGCTATAATGTTGTAATGTCTGAATTGCATGGGATGGCACAGAGAGGAGGAAATGTTGAATGCGTGGTAAGGATAGGAAATGTTTTTTCTCCTATTCTAAAAGGTTTTTCAGCAGATGCAATTCTTTCATTTGAACCACTCGAAGCTTTGAGGAATCTAAAGAAAGTTGGGAAGAATGGAATCGTAATAACAGATATAAATCCGATTGTTCCACCTTTAACTTCACTTGGAATTGGAAAGTATCCAGAAGTTGATGAGATATTTGAAAAAATATCTTCACATTGTAGATTAATTAAAATAGATGCAAATAGAATTGCAAATAGTGTTGGAAGCCTACTTACAAAAAATATTGTAATGCTCGGCTCCTTTTATGCCCTTCACATATTTCCATTAAAAGAAGAAAGTATAGTCGAAACAATAAAGGAGACTTTTTCAGAGAAGCATTTAGAAAAAAATTTAGAAGCATTTAGGAGAGGGAAAGAGGAGGCCAAAAAAATTTATGAATCTATATAA
- the queA gene encoding tRNA preQ1(34) S-adenosylmethionine ribosyltransferase-isomerase QueA, whose amino-acid sequence MSFYYNLPKERIAQFPKLPRDECKLLVVKKDKIEHRIFKDIVNYVEKGDVIVLNNSKVIKAKLHGKKDSGGKVEVLIIKKVQDGYECLIKGKISEGKRIYINEKECRIIRKNGSKCVIDLEMDTEEINRIGKIPLPPYIKSEVDENLYQTVFATEYGSIAAPTASLHFTEGLLKKLEEKGVKICYITLHSSISTFMNVLEEEYYSISPHSAELINNATRVFAVGTTTMKALESSSKNGKVFPSSGWSNLIIDEGYNFCSPVRYLITNFHMPDSPPLKLTTAFCGKERLMRAYEEALANGYRFLSFGDAMLICSE is encoded by the coding sequence ATGTCATTCTATTATAATTTACCAAAGGAAAGGATAGCACAATTTCCAAAATTGCCAAGAGATGAATGCAAGCTTTTAGTGGTTAAAAAAGATAAGATAGAGCATAGGATTTTCAAAGATATAGTGAATTATGTGGAAAAAGGAGATGTAATTGTTTTGAATAATTCAAAGGTTATAAAAGCAAAATTGCATGGGAAAAAGGATAGCGGTGGAAAAGTTGAGGTGCTTATAATAAAAAAAGTTCAGGATGGCTATGAATGCCTGATAAAAGGAAAAATTTCAGAAGGCAAAAGAATTTACATAAATGAGAAGGAATGCAGGATAATCAGAAAAAATGGTAGCAAATGTGTAATTGATTTGGAAATGGACACGGAAGAAATAAACAGGATAGGAAAAATCCCGCTCCCTCCATATATAAAGAGTGAGGTTGACGAAAACCTTTACCAAACAGTTTTTGCAACTGAATATGGCTCGATTGCGGCGCCTACTGCGTCCCTCCATTTTACCGAGGGTTTGCTTAAAAAATTGGAAGAGAAAGGAGTGAAAATATGCTATATAACTCTTCATTCCAGCATTTCAACTTTTATGAATGTGCTTGAAGAAGAGTATTATTCTATTAGCCCACATTCTGCGGAGCTTATAAATAATGCGACAAGGGTTTTTGCGGTTGGGACAACAACAATGAAAGCTCTTGAAAGCTCTTCAAAAAATGGAAAAGTTTTTCCTTCCTCTGGCTGGAGCAATTTGATAATAGATGAGGGCTATAATTTTTGTTCACCCGTGCGCTATTTAATAACAAATTTTCATATGCCAGATTCACCACCTCTTAAATTAACCACTGCTTTTTGCGGAAAGGAAAGATTGATGAGAGCATATGAGGAAGCTTTAGCAAATGGCTATCGCTTTTTGAGTTTTGGAGATGCGATGTTAATATGTTCAGAATAG
- a CDS encoding endonuclease V, with translation MNLYKKTYEIVKQIPRGKVSTYGKVAIALGDIIACRAVGKMLNENPYKNVPCYRVIQSDGSIGGYAHGIEKKIEMLRRDGIEIKDGKIELEKYLFDDFETDYPLKKLREEQEKLRNKIIFEEVDEPAKIAGMDVAYGKYAYGAYVECENYKIKKIKVVRKKIDFPYIPTYLTYRELPVLQELIKNEKPDVVLIDGNGLLHTRFFGIACHFGVINKIPTIGIAKKLLVGEERNGYIFIDERKVGIKIKKFFVSPGNKIDIESSKEIFEKLIEKNLNLVHLAHVKANEEKRKEEK, from the coding sequence ATGAATCTATATAAAAAAACATATGAGATTGTAAAGCAAATTCCAAGGGGAAAGGTTTCTACATATGGAAAAGTAGCAATTGCTCTCGGGGACATAATTGCCTGTAGAGCGGTTGGAAAAATGCTCAATGAAAATCCTTACAAAAATGTTCCTTGCTACAGAGTAATTCAAAGCGATGGAAGCATTGGTGGATATGCTCATGGAATTGAGAAAAAAATTGAAATGCTAAGGAGAGATGGAATTGAAATTAAAGATGGAAAAATAGAGCTTGAGAAATATTTATTTGATGATTTTGAAACAGATTATCCTTTAAAAAAATTGAGGGAGGAGCAGGAAAAATTGAGGAATAAAATTATTTTTGAGGAAGTTGATGAACCAGCGAAGATAGCGGGGATGGATGTTGCATATGGAAAATATGCATATGGAGCATATGTTGAATGCGAAAATTATAAAATTAAAAAGATTAAAGTCGTAAGAAAAAAGATAGATTTCCCATATATACCCACGTATCTTACATATCGAGAATTGCCTGTTCTGCAAGAATTGATAAAAAACGAAAAACCGGATGTAGTGTTGATAGATGGAAATGGATTGCTTCATACAAGATTCTTTGGTATAGCATGCCATTTTGGAGTTATAAATAAGATTCCAACTATAGGAATTGCAAAAAAATTGCTTGTTGGGGAGGAAAGAAATGGATACATATTCATCGATGAGAGGAAAGTTGGGATAAAGATTAAAAAATTTTTTGTATCTCCTGGAAATAAAATAGATATCGAAAGTAGTAAAGAAATTTTTGAAAAACTTATTGAGAAAAATTTAAATTTAGTTCATTTAGCACATGTAAAGGCAAATGAAGAAAAAAGAAAAGAGGAAAAATAA
- a CDS encoding M28 family peptidase: protein MKLKVFLIFAVILSPLLIPPAFPGNGCDGLGGYEEINEEMVAYYLTKICEFGPRYTGRDACADAEEWVYNEFLSMGLKVEKFKWKMGGFEDSNIVATLTGDEYSVIIGAHIDTTETSPGANDDASGVASVLAIAKVMSKYKPIHTTHFVVYTGEEVGAYGSYLHARHLYENGEKIIAIINVDMVGYANTSKGGNYIRCFTPERAIWIAQLANEVAEKYYGKIKIGVEMVPNYPGADHQAYVDYGYDGLFFAHYDSYPYGHSPNDSIDKINFTYLAKATKFLYCLLEEIANKKISNYVFIREPREGYFYFFGRALFPIVAKNWFSRARGITIAIGRVDVVAEVDGNVEKVIFAVDGRMWYWDYSPPYEWKLNVLLFGKHEIEVYAYGEEIARDEMDIIIFSPYIRR from the coding sequence ATGAAGCTAAAGGTTTTTCTGATTTTTGCTGTAATTCTTTCTCCATTGCTTATTCCTCCTGCATTTCCTGGGAATGGATGCGATGGGTTAGGCGGATATGAGGAGATAAATGAGGAGATGGTTGCATACTATCTTACGAAAATTTGTGAGTTTGGGCCACGCTATACAGGGAGGGATGCATGCGCGGATGCTGAGGAATGGGTTTATAACGAATTTCTATCTATGGGGCTAAAAGTGGAGAAATTTAAATGGAAGATGGGTGGATTTGAGGATAGCAATATAGTTGCCACTCTTACAGGAGATGAATATTCAGTAATTATAGGGGCTCATATCGATACCACTGAAACTTCTCCAGGGGCGAATGATGATGCTTCTGGCGTTGCTTCTGTTCTTGCAATTGCAAAGGTGATGAGCAAGTATAAGCCAATTCATACAACTCATTTTGTGGTTTATACTGGGGAAGAGGTTGGGGCTTATGGAAGCTATTTGCATGCAAGGCATTTATATGAAAACGGGGAAAAGATAATAGCAATAATTAATGTTGATATGGTAGGATATGCAAATACAAGCAAGGGAGGAAATTATATAAGATGCTTTACTCCAGAAAGAGCAATTTGGATTGCCCAACTGGCAAATGAGGTTGCGGAAAAATATTATGGAAAGATAAAGATAGGAGTAGAGATGGTCCCAAATTATCCAGGAGCGGACCATCAAGCATATGTTGATTATGGTTATGATGGCCTTTTCTTTGCCCATTACGATAGCTACCCTTACGGGCACTCTCCTAATGATAGCATAGATAAAATAAATTTCACATACCTTGCAAAAGCAACAAAATTTCTTTATTGCTTATTAGAAGAGATTGCAAATAAAAAAATTAGCAATTATGTTTTCATAAGAGAGCCAAGAGAAGGCTATTTTTATTTTTTTGGTAGGGCTTTATTTCCGATAGTAGCTAAAAACTGGTTTTCAAGGGCGAGAGGAATAACAATTGCAATAGGAAGAGTTGATGTTGTTGCGGAAGTTGATGGAAATGTTGAAAAAGTAATATTTGCGGTTGATGGAAGGATGTGGTATTGGGATTATTCTCCACCTTATGAATGGAAATTAAATGTTTTGCTATTTGGAAAGCATGAAATAGAAGTATATGCTTATGGAGAAGAAATTGCAAGAGATGAAATGGATATAATAATATTTTCTCCCTATATTAGGAGATAA
- a CDS encoding adenylosuccinate lyase, translating into MICPIEFRYGREEIKNIFSEENRLSYWLKVEGKLAKAHAFVGNIPKEAGEEIEKKASTKYVKVERVKEIEKEIGHDVMAMVKALAEKCRYEKYVHLGATSYDIVDTANALQIRDALDIIEKEMIKLLEVLSEMAFKYKKAVMIGRTHGQHALPITFGLKMAIYADEIFRHIKRLRRVREEISYGKMSGAVGTGASFGEKFFEIQEFVMKELGLKAEIPSTQIVGRDRYIELISFLANLSTSIEKFATEIRNLQRSEIAEVEEFFEEKQVGSSTMPHKRNPVTCEQICGLARVIKSNLLPAWENAIQWHERDLCNSSSERFIIPHSLILTDWIVYKMREVFSKLRVNTSKMKENMEISKGAILSEAVMLKLVKRGIGRQEAHELMRKYSMEAKNRNVALREVVSKEIAEIIDEIGEYYGHAERLVEITLEKIRKEFPDIAL; encoded by the coding sequence ATGATTTGCCCGATTGAATTCAGGTATGGAAGAGAAGAAATCAAAAATATTTTTAGCGAGGAAAACAGACTTTCATATTGGCTAAAAGTTGAAGGAAAGCTTGCAAAAGCCCATGCTTTTGTAGGAAATATACCAAAAGAAGCAGGAGAAGAAATAGAGAAGAAGGCAAGTACCAAATATGTCAAAGTTGAAAGGGTTAAGGAAATAGAGAAGGAAATAGGGCATGATGTCATGGCAATGGTAAAGGCTTTAGCTGAAAAATGTAGATATGAAAAATATGTACATCTCGGCGCCACCTCCTATGATATAGTTGATACCGCGAATGCATTGCAGATAAGGGATGCACTGGATATAATTGAAAAGGAAATGATAAAATTGCTTGAGGTTCTTTCAGAAATGGCATTTAAATATAAGAAAGCGGTTATGATCGGTCGAACACATGGCCAGCATGCACTGCCAATAACATTTGGCTTAAAGATGGCGATTTATGCGGACGAAATATTTCGCCACATAAAAAGATTGAGAAGGGTGAGAGAAGAAATTTCTTACGGGAAGATGTCGGGAGCGGTTGGAACAGGGGCATCATTTGGAGAAAAATTTTTTGAGATACAGGAATTTGTTATGAAAGAACTGGGTTTAAAGGCTGAGATTCCATCTACCCAAATTGTTGGAAGAGATAGATATATTGAGCTAATATCATTCCTTGCAAATTTATCCACATCAATAGAGAAGTTTGCAACAGAAATAAGAAATTTGCAGAGAAGTGAGATAGCGGAAGTAGAAGAATTTTTTGAAGAAAAACAGGTTGGCTCATCAACAATGCCACATAAAAGAAATCCAGTAACTTGTGAGCAAATATGCGGGCTGGCAAGAGTGATAAAGAGTAATCTCCTACCCGCTTGGGAAAATGCTATTCAATGGCATGAAAGAGACTTATGCAATTCCTCATCTGAAAGATTCATAATTCCCCATTCCCTTATTCTAACCGACTGGATAGTATATAAAATGAGAGAGGTTTTTTCCAAACTCAGGGTAAATACATCAAAAATGAAGGAAAATATGGAAATAAGCAAGGGAGCAATACTAAGCGAGGCGGTGATGCTTAAGCTGGTAAAGAGGGGCATAGGCAGGCAAGAGGCGCATGAGCTGATGAGAAAATATTCAATGGAAGCAAAAAACAGAAATGTTGCCCTCAGGGAAGTTGTCAGCAAGGAAATAGCGGAAATAATTGATGAAATAGGAGAATATTATGGACATGCGGAGAGATTGGTTGAAATTACATTAGAGAAAATAAGAAAGGAATTTCCAGACATTGCTCTTTAA
- the thiL gene encoding thiamine-phosphate kinase — MKLSEIGERKIVDSLLKRFSIPFDDCAFIEINDHYLVLTTDIVYEKTHFPENSKPYDIGWFSIAVNLSDIASKGAEPIGMLVGLAMPKETDSKFFDEIIEGMEDCILNFGGKILGGDTKEADRILISVTAIGKVKKEEAMLRKGAKVGDDVYVTGELGKGAFILSEEKEKILKVKPRIKEGRFLAKSKKVSCCMDISDGLASSLYQLMKINNVGFEIYEEKLPIAEIAGNDVNKALYLGGDYELLFTIPPPYGKTFERKIDIKKIGNVIEENKIYLASGKKRKEIENIGYEHFK, encoded by the coding sequence ATGAAATTGTCTGAAATTGGTGAGAGAAAAATTGTTGATAGCTTGCTCAAGAGATTTTCAATTCCTTTTGATGACTGCGCTTTTATAGAAATAAATGATCATTACTTAGTGCTGACAACAGATATAGTATATGAAAAGACACATTTCCCAGAAAATTCAAAACCTTATGATATTGGATGGTTTAGTATTGCGGTTAATTTAAGTGATATCGCGTCCAAGGGGGCGGAGCCAATAGGAATGCTTGTCGGGCTTGCAATGCCAAAAGAAACGGACTCAAAATTTTTTGATGAAATTATTGAAGGAATGGAAGATTGTATTCTTAATTTTGGAGGAAAAATTTTAGGAGGAGATACTAAGGAGGCGGATAGAATTTTAATATCAGTTACCGCGATTGGAAAAGTAAAAAAAGAGGAAGCTATGTTAAGGAAAGGAGCAAAAGTAGGGGATGATGTTTATGTAACAGGTGAGTTAGGAAAAGGGGCATTTATATTAAGCGAAGAGAAAGAGAAAATTTTGAAAGTAAAGCCAAGGATAAAGGAGGGAAGATTTCTTGCAAAATCAAAAAAAGTTTCATGCTGTATGGATATATCAGATGGACTCGCAAGCTCTCTTTACCAGCTAATGAAAATAAATAATGTTGGGTTTGAAATATATGAGGAAAAATTACCAATCGCAGAAATTGCTGGAAATGATGTAAATAAAGCACTATATCTTGGAGGAGACTATGAATTGTTGTTTACAATCCCTCCTCCTTATGGAAAAACTTTTGAAAGGAAAATAGATATAAAAAAGATCGGAAATGTTATAGAGGAAAATAAAATATACTTGGCTTCTGGCAAGAAAAGAAAAGAAATTGAAAATATCGGTTATGAGCATTTCAAATGA
- a CDS encoding site-2 protease family protein — MVFELNAEEIKQIVERYFRVYDVKQEEDFFAFYVEIFEENFKEKFEMLLNELKNRNLIPFIREERGEHIIFITQKPPVKKKSNLINLALFIATVITTTFMGSLLYASFENLKFSFGFYEIVNGFLFFSIPLLLIIGIHESAHYIASKRHGIEATLPYFIPMPFPPLGTLGAVISIKEPIPDRNALLDIGIAGPLAGFIVAIPILFLGLTYSKFSPIEEMKDAIFLGEPLLFKILSIAINVPEGSVINMHPTAFAGWVGLLVTAINLLPAGQLDGGHIARAVLKRRHRYASIITVFVLLALTMFGLGNWLLMILLLVFLIGTEHPPPLNEITPLDRKRKILAIVALIIFILSFSPMPMR; from the coding sequence ATGGTGTTTGAATTAAATGCGGAAGAAATAAAGCAAATTGTTGAGAGATATTTTAGAGTATATGATGTAAAGCAGGAAGAGGATTTTTTTGCATTTTATGTTGAAATATTTGAAGAAAATTTCAAGGAAAAATTTGAAATGCTTTTAAATGAATTGAAGAATAGAAATTTGATACCGTTTATAAGAGAAGAAAGAGGAGAACATATAATTTTCATAACCCAAAAACCTCCTGTAAAGAAAAAATCAAATTTAATAAATCTCGCTCTTTTCATAGCCACTGTTATTACAACTACTTTCATGGGTTCGCTTCTTTATGCTTCTTTTGAAAATTTGAAATTTTCTTTTGGTTTCTATGAAATAGTAAATGGCTTTTTATTCTTCTCAATTCCCCTCCTCCTAATAATCGGAATCCATGAATCCGCACACTATATCGCATCTAAAAGGCATGGTATTGAAGCAACCCTTCCTTACTTCATCCCGATGCCTTTCCCTCCTCTTGGCACATTAGGGGCGGTTATATCAATAAAAGAACCAATTCCAGATAGGAATGCATTGCTTGATATAGGAATTGCTGGCCCCCTCGCGGGCTTTATAGTTGCAATCCCGATTCTTTTCCTCGGTTTAACCTATTCAAAATTCTCTCCAATTGAAGAAATGAAGGATGCAATTTTCCTAGGTGAGCCTCTTCTATTCAAAATCCTCTCCATAGCAATCAATGTTCCGGAGGGTTCTGTAATAAATATGCATCCGACTGCATTTGCTGGCTGGGTCGGCCTGCTTGTCACCGCCATAAATCTTTTGCCCGCTGGCCAGCTCGATGGCGGGCACATAGCGAGGGCGGTTTTGAAAAGGAGGCACAGATATGCAAGCATTATAACTGTTTTTGTCCTTCTTGCTCTTACAATGTTTGGCTTGGGCAACTGGCTTCTTATGATTCTTCTCCTTGTTTTTTTGATAGGAACAGAGCATCCTCCCCCTCTTAATGAAATAACACCTCTTGATAGAAAAAGGAAAATTCTAGCAATTGTTGCCTTAATAATATTCATTCTGAGCTTTTCTCCAATGCCAATGAGATAA
- a CDS encoding translation elongation factor-like protein, producing MEEIGVVEHFFSKIGVAAIKIKSENLKVGDRIRIKGQTTDFEQIVESMEINRQKINEAKPGDDIGIKVIDRVREGDIVYKL from the coding sequence ATGGAAGAAATTGGAGTTGTTGAGCACTTCTTTTCTAAGATAGGCGTTGCAGCGATAAAAATAAAGAGTGAGAATTTAAAAGTGGGAGATAGAATACGCATAAAAGGCCAAACAACAGATTTTGAGCAAATTGTTGAATCAATGGAGATAAACAGGCAAAAAATAAATGAAGCAAAGCCAGGAGATGATATAGGTATAAAAGTTATTGACAGAGTTAGAGAAGGAGACATTGTATACAAGCTGTAA